From the Notolabrus celidotus isolate fNotCel1 chromosome 12, fNotCel1.pri, whole genome shotgun sequence genome, one window contains:
- the LOC117822604 gene encoding RIIa domain-containing protein 1 yields MMAGRGGLKKLDVSVLSAEQQEKLREFKIKTRIDNERYLRSHPEVDVLIGNFLRDVLLKRPADIREFAADHFTNPNLQVVIGSKMKRNTDMD; encoded by the exons ATGATGGCTGGAAGAGGGGGCTTGAAGAAACTGGACGTCAGCGTTTTATCCGCTGAGCAGCAAGAGAAGCTGCGAGAGTTTAAG ATCAAAACGAGAATCGACAACGAGAGGTATTTGAGGTCGCACCCAGAGGTAGATGTATTGATCGGCAACTTTCTGAG AGACGTGCTTCTGAAAAGGCCTGCTGACATCCGTGAGTTTGCTGCAG ATCACTTCACCAACCCAAACCTTCAGGTGGTCATCGGctccaaaatgaaaagaaacactgacatgGACTGA